Proteins encoded by one window of Candidatus Sumerlaea chitinivorans:
- a CDS encoding Chaperone protein DnaK, whose translation MSKIIGIDLGTTNSCVAVMEGGEPVVIPNSEGSRTTPSVVAFMKNGEILVGAVAKRQAITNPQNTIFSIKRFMGRRYEEVTEEIKKVPYKVVRRDNGDAAVEVMGKVYTPPEISARILQKMKQTAEDYLGEKVTKAVITVPAYFNDSQRQATKDAGRIAGLEVLRIINEPTAAALAYGLDKKKDETIAVYDLGGGTFDISILELGDGVFEVKSTNGDTHLGGDDFDQRLIDYIAEEFKKEHGIDLRKDPMALQRLKEAAEKAKCELSTSMQTNINLPFITADANGPKHLNMDITRAKFEQLIIDLVEHSLEPCRQALADAGLKPEDIDEVILVGGSTRIPLVQQKVREFFKKEPCKGVNPDEVVAIGAAIQAGVLGGEVSDVLLLDVTPLSLGIETLGGVFTKLIERNTTIPTRKSEIFSTATDNQTAVSIHVLQGERELAKDNRSLGRFDLVGIPPAPRGVPQIEVTFDIDANGILHVSAKDLGTGKEQSIRITASSGLTEEEIKRMIKDAEEHAAEDAAKREEITLRNQADALVYSTERTLKDLGDKIDSADKLAIEDAIANLKKAIESGTKDDIKAGIERLNQASHKLSEHLYRQAASAQAAGGATGSTYSSSGSSTSSSGSASSGPEVVEGEIVEENK comes from the coding sequence ATGAGCAAAATTATCGGAATTGATCTTGGAACGACCAACAGTTGTGTCGCGGTGATGGAGGGCGGCGAGCCCGTTGTGATCCCCAACTCGGAGGGATCGCGCACGACGCCCTCGGTCGTCGCGTTTATGAAAAATGGTGAGATCCTCGTGGGTGCCGTTGCCAAACGTCAGGCAATCACGAATCCCCAAAATACCATTTTTAGCATTAAGCGTTTCATGGGTCGGCGCTACGAGGAGGTCACCGAGGAAATTAAGAAAGTGCCCTACAAGGTGGTCCGTCGTGACAACGGCGATGCCGCAGTTGAAGTGATGGGCAAGGTTTACACTCCACCTGAAATCTCGGCCCGTATCCTTCAGAAAATGAAGCAAACGGCCGAAGATTATCTTGGCGAGAAAGTCACGAAGGCGGTCATTACTGTGCCCGCGTACTTCAATGACTCGCAGCGTCAGGCCACGAAGGATGCCGGCCGGATTGCGGGGTTGGAGGTCTTGCGCATCATCAACGAGCCCACTGCGGCTGCTCTCGCCTATGGCCTCGACAAGAAGAAGGATGAGACGATCGCCGTCTACGACTTAGGTGGCGGTACGTTTGATATTTCGATCCTTGAACTCGGCGATGGTGTCTTTGAGGTCAAGAGCACCAACGGGGACACGCACCTTGGCGGCGACGATTTCGATCAGCGCCTCATTGATTACATTGCCGAAGAGTTCAAGAAAGAGCACGGCATCGACCTGCGCAAGGATCCGATGGCGCTTCAACGTCTGAAGGAGGCTGCCGAGAAAGCCAAGTGCGAGCTTTCCACCTCCATGCAGACAAACATCAACTTGCCGTTCATCACGGCCGATGCCAACGGCCCGAAGCACCTGAACATGGATATCACTCGGGCCAAGTTCGAGCAGCTCATCATCGACCTTGTGGAGCATTCGCTCGAGCCGTGCCGTCAGGCGCTGGCTGACGCGGGGCTCAAGCCCGAGGACATTGACGAGGTCATCCTTGTCGGTGGTTCCACCCGCATCCCACTCGTGCAACAAAAGGTGCGCGAGTTCTTCAAGAAAGAGCCATGCAAGGGCGTGAACCCCGACGAGGTGGTCGCGATCGGTGCGGCCATTCAGGCGGGCGTCCTGGGTGGCGAGGTCTCCGATGTGTTGCTGCTCGACGTCACGCCCCTTTCGCTCGGTATCGAGACATTGGGTGGTGTGTTCACGAAACTCATCGAGCGCAACACGACGATCCCGACGCGCAAGTCGGAGATCTTCTCGACCGCAACGGACAATCAGACTGCGGTCTCGATCCATGTGCTGCAGGGCGAGCGTGAACTCGCGAAGGACAACCGTTCGCTCGGGCGCTTCGATCTTGTCGGCATTCCACCTGCACCACGGGGCGTGCCGCAGATCGAGGTCACCTTTGATATCGACGCGAACGGCATCCTGCATGTGAGCGCAAAAGATCTCGGAACGGGCAAAGAACAGAGTATCCGCATCACCGCTTCAAGCGGCCTCACCGAGGAAGAGATCAAGCGCATGATCAAAGACGCTGAAGAACATGCGGCCGAGGACGCTGCGAAGCGAGAAGAGATCACCTTGCGCAACCAAGCCGACGCGCTCGTCTACAGCACCGAGCGCACGCTCAAAGATCTCGGTGACAAGATCGACAGCGCCGATAAACTCGCCATTGAGGACGCAATCGCGAACCTCAAGAAGGCGATCGAAAGCGGCACCAAAGACGACATCAAAGCCGGTATCGAGCGGCTCAATCAGGCAAGCCATAAACTGAGCGAGCACCTGTACCGGCAGGCGGCGAGTGCGCAAGCCGCAGGTGGTGCAACTGGAAGCACGTACTCGAGCTCCGGCTCGAGCACCTCAAGTAGCGGGTCAGCTTCCAGTGGCCCAGAAGTGGTCGAAGGTGAAATCGTTGAGGAGAATAAGTAA
- a CDS encoding Radical SAM domain protein: MPPERFERLVPLFPYLDAVVLTGFGEPCVNPHLHEFVAKISGAGARPCMTTNGTLLDERRAKALLDAGVQHVQFSIDAGTRETYERVRLGGKWDRVLRNAETFHKLARGGGYDVETGWVFVLMRDTFRELPLAVEQAVRIGFDLLTAPIVAYNLLDYEREQSTHDDQGRLLIDETEFRDVVAQAQSIADKGGLRLIVHDFFMGFDGACLADPLHMVFVDWMGFVTPCSHLPARNESGSFAERAFGNVDEEDIIEILTGPKATRFLENWRNHVVPWICRKCRHLRRLPNRHLFKTIERLPFDPVTV; this comes from the coding sequence ATGCCGCCCGAGCGGTTTGAGCGCTTAGTGCCGCTGTTTCCCTATCTTGATGCAGTTGTGCTCACAGGGTTTGGGGAGCCCTGTGTCAACCCACACCTTCACGAATTTGTGGCCAAGATTAGTGGTGCCGGTGCGCGTCCTTGCATGACGACGAACGGTACACTTCTCGATGAACGGCGGGCCAAGGCTCTCCTTGATGCCGGCGTTCAACACGTCCAATTCTCAATCGATGCGGGCACGCGCGAAACCTACGAGCGAGTGCGTTTAGGCGGTAAATGGGATCGCGTGCTGAGGAATGCTGAAACTTTCCACAAACTCGCACGCGGTGGCGGCTACGACGTCGAGACCGGTTGGGTATTTGTGCTCATGCGCGACACCTTCCGGGAGTTGCCCCTTGCCGTCGAGCAGGCGGTACGCATCGGCTTTGACCTTCTCACGGCCCCCATCGTAGCTTACAACCTACTTGATTACGAGCGCGAGCAGAGTACTCACGACGATCAGGGGCGCCTGCTGATTGATGAAACAGAATTCCGGGACGTCGTGGCTCAAGCTCAGTCGATTGCGGACAAAGGTGGATTGCGGTTAATCGTCCACGACTTTTTTATGGGGTTCGACGGTGCGTGTCTTGCAGATCCGCTCCATATGGTTTTCGTCGATTGGATGGGGTTTGTGACCCCCTGCAGTCACCTGCCAGCCCGAAACGAATCAGGGAGCTTTGCGGAACGGGCTTTTGGTAATGTAGATGAAGAGGATATCATCGAAATTCTCACCGGCCCGAAAGCCACACGGTTCTTAGAGAACTGGCGCAATCATGTTGTGCCGTGGATTTGTCGCAAATGTCGGCACTTACGTCGACTGCCAAATCGGCATCTCTTTAAGACGATTGAGCGCCTTCCGTTTGATCCCGTGACAGTCTGA
- a CDS encoding Type IV fimbrial assembly, ATPase PilB: protein MFNSDRQLGQILVMQGKLDADDLELALREHHKTGERLDSILLKMGLASEEDVLRALAEQLQLPFVRLSEHTIPKDVIEKIPAKLVSHYHLVPIEQTNGTLRVAVSDPLDIHTLDDLRMILKVEVEPVVATYKDIEDAIKRYYGIGAATVEELMEESGGETTIEVDRTIEDIDEMAEDASIVRFVNQIIAEAIADRATDIHVEPFEQELRIRYRIDGMLYEAAIPPSIKRFQSAIISRIKIMADMNIAERRLPQDGKIKVKVQEKDFDLRVSTLPTPYGESISIRILSRESELVSLDKLGLDEYHLKILRRMIQKPHGIIFVTGPTGSGKSTTLYAALREINTIDKKILTVEDPIEYRIPGVTQVQVNPQIDLTFARVLRTMLRQDPDVIMVGETRDPETAQAAIRAALTGHLVFSTLHTNDAAGAVSRLLDMGIEPFLVASSVEGLIAQRLVRVLCPDCKVPYTPTPEVLARLKVNRLDVTDATLMRPAGCERCRYTGFRGRTAIYEIIKVTEDLKQMIVARRPSNEIKQQAIANGMRTIREDGWLKVRAGLTTIDEVLRVTMEDEFGGVTYDD, encoded by the coding sequence GTGTTCAACTCCGACCGGCAGTTGGGTCAAATCTTAGTGATGCAGGGCAAGCTCGATGCGGACGACCTCGAGCTGGCGCTGCGCGAGCACCACAAGACGGGGGAACGTCTCGACTCCATTTTGCTCAAAATGGGGTTGGCAAGCGAAGAGGACGTCCTGCGCGCCTTGGCCGAGCAACTGCAGCTACCGTTCGTCCGCCTGAGTGAACACACGATTCCAAAAGACGTGATTGAGAAAATTCCCGCCAAACTCGTCAGCCACTACCACTTGGTCCCGATCGAGCAAACCAACGGGACGCTGCGCGTTGCCGTGAGCGACCCCCTCGACATCCACACGTTGGACGATCTTCGGATGATCCTCAAGGTCGAGGTGGAGCCTGTGGTGGCGACCTATAAGGATATCGAGGACGCGATCAAGCGCTACTACGGTATCGGTGCCGCCACCGTTGAGGAACTCATGGAAGAGAGTGGTGGGGAGACCACCATCGAAGTGGATCGGACGATCGAGGACATTGACGAGATGGCGGAGGATGCTTCAATCGTCCGCTTCGTCAACCAAATCATCGCCGAAGCAATTGCGGACCGGGCCACTGACATTCACGTCGAGCCTTTCGAGCAGGAACTGAGAATCCGCTACCGTATTGACGGCATGCTCTACGAGGCAGCGATCCCACCCAGCATCAAGCGGTTTCAGAGCGCGATCATCTCACGCATCAAGATTATGGCAGACATGAACATTGCCGAGCGGCGCCTTCCGCAAGACGGCAAAATCAAAGTCAAAGTGCAGGAGAAAGACTTTGACCTGCGTGTCTCCACTCTCCCCACCCCATACGGCGAGTCCATTTCCATTCGTATCTTGTCGCGGGAAAGCGAATTGGTCTCGCTCGATAAACTCGGGCTGGATGAATACCATCTGAAAATCCTTCGCCGGATGATTCAGAAGCCCCACGGCATTATTTTCGTCACGGGACCGACTGGTTCCGGAAAGTCCACAACGCTTTACGCTGCGCTGCGAGAGATCAACACAATCGACAAGAAGATTCTTACCGTCGAAGATCCAATCGAGTACCGAATTCCGGGTGTGACGCAGGTGCAGGTGAACCCGCAGATCGACCTCACGTTTGCGCGCGTTCTGAGAACGATGCTGCGGCAGGACCCCGACGTGATTATGGTGGGCGAGACCCGCGACCCAGAGACGGCCCAAGCAGCAATTCGAGCCGCGCTGACTGGTCACCTTGTGTTTTCGACGCTGCACACCAATGATGCCGCAGGCGCAGTGAGCCGCCTCTTGGATATGGGTATCGAGCCCTTCCTTGTAGCCAGTTCGGTAGAGGGACTCATCGCTCAGCGTCTCGTGCGCGTGCTGTGTCCCGACTGCAAGGTGCCCTATACCCCCACGCCTGAGGTTTTGGCGCGCCTAAAGGTCAACCGATTGGACGTGACGGACGCCACGTTGATGCGGCCTGCGGGATGCGAACGATGCCGCTACACAGGGTTCCGTGGCCGCACCGCCATCTACGAAATCATCAAGGTCACTGAGGATTTGAAACAAATGATTGTTGCGCGGCGCCCCTCCAACGAGATCAAACAGCAAGCTATCGCCAACGGGATGCGCACCATTCGCGAAGATGGTTGGCTCAAGGTTCGAGCAGGGCTGACCACCATTGACGAAGTTTTGCGCGTCACAATGGAGGATGAATTCGGGGGAGTGACCTACGATGACTGA
- a CDS encoding Type IV fimbrial assembly protein PilC produces the protein MAQYSYKAKDPKGQVVAGVIEAESPNAVISRLQAMGLYPVAVENESEKKKTAAAVAKSFRRRVGVGDLATFNRQLADLLSSGIPLVRALGVIQNQTANETLQEIISQIAQDVAGGDSLAGAMAKHPKVFSKLYVAMVRSGEAGGMLDVVLTRLAEFAETEAEVRAKIKSALAYPLVMVFAGIGAVTILMTVVMPKILKIYGELNQTLPWPTQVLISINEFLRAYWPVLIGGILAVAIVGWRALKSPEGKRAIDRVVVKLPLLGDMVVKREIANFARTFGSLLHNGVSILPALEIVHEVLTNTVVADEVAKIPEHVTQGEGVAGPLKKSKVFPPVVVNMIAIGEETGRLDEVLMKVARSYELEVERAVKTATSLIEPLIILAMGIVVGFIVISMLLPIFMIDPSAQG, from the coding sequence GTGGCACAGTACAGCTACAAAGCGAAAGATCCAAAAGGTCAGGTTGTGGCCGGCGTGATTGAGGCGGAATCGCCGAATGCAGTGATTTCGCGGCTGCAGGCGATGGGGCTCTACCCCGTGGCCGTCGAGAATGAGTCCGAGAAGAAGAAAACGGCCGCGGCGGTCGCGAAGTCATTCCGGCGTAGAGTGGGCGTAGGGGATTTGGCCACGTTCAATCGCCAACTTGCAGACCTCTTGAGTTCGGGCATTCCGTTGGTGCGCGCCTTGGGCGTCATTCAAAACCAGACCGCAAACGAAACGCTGCAAGAAATCATTTCGCAAATCGCACAGGACGTAGCTGGTGGAGATTCCCTTGCTGGAGCCATGGCCAAGCACCCGAAAGTTTTCTCCAAGCTCTACGTAGCGATGGTGCGCTCGGGCGAAGCGGGGGGGATGCTCGACGTGGTGCTGACGCGCTTGGCGGAGTTCGCCGAAACCGAAGCTGAGGTTCGCGCCAAAATCAAGAGCGCCTTGGCGTATCCCTTGGTGATGGTGTTTGCGGGTATCGGGGCAGTGACCATTCTCATGACTGTGGTTATGCCTAAGATCCTCAAGATTTACGGCGAGCTCAATCAGACTCTCCCTTGGCCCACTCAGGTCTTAATTTCAATCAATGAGTTCTTGCGGGCGTACTGGCCCGTGCTCATTGGCGGCATTCTTGCGGTGGCAATCGTGGGATGGCGGGCGCTCAAGTCCCCAGAGGGCAAGCGCGCTATCGACCGAGTCGTCGTAAAGCTCCCCTTGTTGGGCGATATGGTCGTCAAGCGTGAGATTGCGAACTTTGCACGCACCTTTGGATCGCTGTTGCACAATGGGGTTTCCATTTTGCCGGCGTTGGAAATCGTGCACGAGGTCCTCACCAATACCGTCGTGGCGGACGAAGTGGCCAAGATTCCCGAACACGTCACACAAGGTGAGGGCGTCGCTGGTCCACTGAAAAAGTCCAAAGTTTTCCCACCCGTGGTCGTGAACATGATTGCCATCGGCGAAGAGACAGGACGCCTCGATGAGGTGCTCATGAAAGTGGCCCGAAGCTATGAGCTCGAGGTCGAACGTGCCGTGAAAACAGCTACCAGCCTCATCGAGCCACTCATCATTCTGGCTATGGGTATTGTGGTGGGTTTCATTGTGATTTCGATGCTATTGCCGATCTTCATGATCGATCCGAGCGCGCAGGGATGA
- a CDS encoding type II secretion system protein GspH — MIGALASKHPYRPFTARAMSLLELLVVITILTVMMGVTFPTLRGFNERNKLRANAREIVALMRFARAEAVLGRKTVQVFFDLEKRQYWVDLREVDPERGVLDPKRKKRQLEQKRDLNQDVWFDEVTAYESNIVKDKIVVVDFYPDGSASPLLLTLTNRRGQKFTIEVLKSTGMTEVTAGTIEEKRAAVEQEMGAVLGAVSQ, encoded by the coding sequence ATGATTGGCGCCTTGGCCAGCAAACACCCGTACCGGCCATTCACAGCGCGGGCAATGTCGCTCTTAGAGCTGCTCGTGGTGATCACGATTCTAACCGTTATGATGGGCGTGACTTTCCCGACATTGCGAGGATTCAACGAGCGCAACAAACTCAGGGCCAATGCGCGCGAGATCGTCGCCCTAATGCGATTTGCACGGGCCGAAGCCGTATTGGGCCGGAAGACCGTACAGGTGTTTTTTGATTTGGAAAAACGTCAGTACTGGGTAGACCTGCGGGAAGTGGATCCCGAGCGTGGGGTGTTGGATCCGAAGCGCAAGAAACGCCAACTCGAACAGAAGCGCGACCTCAATCAGGATGTGTGGTTTGACGAAGTCACTGCCTACGAATCCAACATTGTGAAAGATAAGATCGTTGTGGTGGATTTCTACCCAGATGGCTCCGCATCTCCCCTGCTTCTAACGCTGACAAACCGGCGCGGGCAAAAGTTCACGATTGAAGTGCTCAAATCCACGGGAATGACGGAAGTAACCGCCGGCACGATCGAAGAAAAGCGTGCGGCGGTTGAGCAGGAAATGGGCGCGGTTTTAGGAGCCGTCAGCCAATGA
- a CDS encoding type II secretion system protein GspI, which produces MIQHCGNMVTVCRGRRGIKLRRQAAGFMLLEVIISLVILGISVATLMRSFTLSMNAIRRNDVTTQACVLAEGMLQDLELNPPAAKFTRGDFSEQGYPNYSWELSFEEEELRYRELQTKTKIKDLKPIRHATLTIYYQTETMRSPYQALEVHLYLPPIERFRFDSKFYNELFREEERR; this is translated from the coding sequence ATGATCCAGCACTGCGGGAACATGGTCACCGTTTGCAGAGGGCGCCGTGGGATAAAGCTTCGGCGTCAGGCTGCTGGCTTTATGCTGTTGGAAGTCATCATTTCGCTCGTGATCCTTGGGATTTCCGTCGCCACACTGATGCGCTCGTTCACCCTTTCGATGAACGCGATTCGACGCAATGACGTCACGACCCAAGCCTGCGTTCTTGCGGAAGGCATGCTACAAGATCTTGAGCTCAATCCGCCCGCGGCAAAATTCACGCGAGGCGATTTCTCCGAGCAAGGCTATCCGAATTACTCGTGGGAGCTAAGCTTTGAGGAGGAAGAGCTTCGTTATCGCGAGCTCCAGACCAAAACTAAGATTAAAGATTTAAAACCAATTCGTCATGCCACATTGACGATCTACTACCAGACAGAGACGATGCGCAGCCCCTATCAGGCGCTTGAAGTCCATCTGTATCTGCCACCCATCGAACGGTTCCGCTTCGACTCGAAGTTCTACAACGAACTCTTCCGCGAGGAGGAGCGCCGATGA
- a CDS encoding type II secretion system protein GspJ, which yields MRSFHRQSKAFTLMEVIVAVVIFSLVVSSLVVSFRTGVKAYDIGITHSELDQTIRFVTSKIAEDLRNVYYKQPWTYNITRNQREQLLAEREQQLLQAGSRTSLLDDPTLPELGPRIDLSFRATDNGEADDLSFARLEFDVPLEMRHPWGLARVRYLVVNNTLYRAVDDVIAPETDENGNEIPKPTQPTIDKLANNVKAFDLKFGYYYDGEWLLANDWDSDASQYRNPTDEEEEEMSSVGGIRTTYSGGMQTSGPLQQRKSDDLPAWVEITYTFTDPKKTEKEKTVTQVVQLYPSQETYIPPEAEEGSQSERNIFRTRRSER from the coding sequence ATGAGGTCCTTCCATCGCCAATCCAAGGCGTTCACATTGATGGAAGTCATCGTGGCAGTGGTCATCTTTTCGCTCGTCGTCTCGTCGCTTGTGGTGAGTTTTCGCACTGGGGTGAAGGCCTACGACATTGGAATCACCCATTCAGAGTTGGATCAGACGATTCGGTTTGTGACGTCGAAAATCGCTGAGGATTTGCGCAACGTCTATTACAAGCAGCCGTGGACCTACAACATTACGCGCAATCAGCGAGAACAGCTTCTGGCGGAACGCGAGCAACAGCTTCTGCAAGCAGGGTCGCGCACGTCGCTGCTCGATGACCCAACGTTACCCGAATTGGGGCCAAGAATTGATCTTTCGTTCCGGGCCACCGATAATGGTGAGGCGGACGATCTCTCTTTTGCGCGTCTTGAGTTCGACGTCCCACTGGAAATGCGTCACCCGTGGGGGCTGGCGCGCGTGCGCTATCTCGTCGTGAACAACACCCTGTATCGTGCAGTGGATGACGTGATTGCGCCGGAGACCGACGAAAACGGCAACGAGATTCCAAAGCCGACACAGCCGACGATTGATAAACTCGCAAACAACGTGAAGGCCTTTGACCTCAAATTTGGGTATTATTATGACGGCGAGTGGCTATTGGCCAACGACTGGGACAGCGATGCCTCGCAATACCGCAATCCAACCGACGAGGAAGAGGAAGAGATGTCGTCGGTGGGTGGAATTCGCACGACCTACAGTGGAGGTATGCAGACTTCGGGCCCCCTGCAGCAGCGCAAGAGCGACGATCTGCCTGCGTGGGTGGAGATCACCTACACATTTACGGATCCGAAAAAGACAGAAAAGGAAAAGACCGTTACGCAGGTTGTCCAACTCTACCCAAGCCAAGAAACTTACATCCCACCCGAGGCGGAAGAGGGCTCCCAATCCGAGCGCAATATCTTCCGCACGCGGAGGAGTGAGCGATGA
- a CDS encoding type II secretion system protein GspK, translating into MSVSIRPWKRTKRRGAVLILTLWLVVVLGVIATSLLFEVQISSKLALLQKEQTIAYNLAKSAIALGMTHLQNDLLIDHAENPNQSFDSFADVWAQPERRDKEIEVKLGKGTYELEIEDEESRININVASQRLLKAMLEYYGYESPDSDEIANAIVDWRDRDDMCIGAPGEKENEHYSALLGQRIRSDTAAEDLIYHSRNESFLTEDELLDVFGITPELYYGYDPADLEAQEAAVRERLAVGKKVVTRKQSRKRQERRPLREIITVRGSGRVNLNTASKEVLTILFYAANNASNFETAEAAAESIVKFRGGPGTNKRPDPDDAFKSLADLSKVPGLNSALLAQLSSAGALGVQMTFRSSVFRITGIGRVGSTEKMVQAIVTRNLDTYNPDDARLLSNRGKLGGGAAERGGFAIRGRLGRNRRDEVDNFIRIPAIRVLQWIE; encoded by the coding sequence ATGAGCGTAAGCATTCGCCCGTGGAAAAGGACTAAGCGGCGCGGGGCCGTACTAATCCTCACGCTGTGGTTGGTTGTTGTGCTGGGCGTCATTGCGACTTCGCTTCTTTTCGAAGTTCAGATCAGCTCCAAGCTCGCTCTTCTCCAGAAGGAGCAGACGATTGCCTACAACTTGGCCAAGAGTGCCATCGCTCTGGGAATGACACACCTTCAAAACGATCTGCTCATTGATCACGCCGAAAATCCGAATCAATCCTTTGATTCATTCGCGGACGTGTGGGCACAGCCCGAGCGCCGCGACAAAGAGATCGAGGTCAAACTCGGCAAAGGCACCTACGAACTGGAAATCGAGGACGAGGAGTCGCGCATCAACATCAACGTCGCTTCGCAACGGTTGCTGAAAGCGATGCTCGAGTACTATGGCTACGAATCTCCGGATAGCGACGAAATCGCCAACGCGATCGTGGACTGGCGAGACCGTGATGATATGTGCATTGGAGCACCCGGCGAAAAGGAAAATGAACATTACAGTGCGCTTTTAGGCCAGCGCATTCGCTCCGATACCGCGGCTGAAGATCTTATCTACCACAGTCGCAATGAGTCTTTCCTGACGGAAGATGAGTTACTTGATGTGTTTGGCATCACCCCAGAACTCTATTACGGCTACGACCCTGCTGATCTTGAGGCCCAAGAGGCGGCAGTTCGCGAGCGACTTGCGGTGGGGAAAAAAGTGGTGACTCGCAAACAATCGCGAAAGCGGCAGGAACGGCGCCCACTGCGAGAAATTATCACGGTGCGCGGCAGCGGCCGCGTCAACCTGAACACGGCCAGCAAAGAAGTGCTGACCATACTGTTTTATGCCGCGAACAATGCGTCGAATTTTGAAACCGCTGAAGCAGCGGCAGAAAGCATCGTGAAGTTTCGAGGTGGCCCCGGCACGAACAAGCGCCCCGACCCGGACGACGCGTTCAAGAGCCTTGCGGATCTCTCGAAGGTTCCCGGCTTGAACTCGGCGCTGTTGGCTCAGTTGAGTTCGGCCGGTGCGCTCGGAGTCCAAATGACGTTTCGCAGCTCCGTGTTTCGCATCACGGGTATCGGACGCGTCGGGAGCACGGAAAAAATGGTGCAGGCCATCGTCACGCGGAACCTTGACACTTACAATCCCGACGATGCGCGATTGCTGAGCAACCGCGGCAAGCTTGGAGGTGGTGCGGCTGAGCGTGGTGGCTTTGCTATTCGCGGACGGTTAGGACGTAACCGACGCGACGAAGTGGATAATTTCATTCGCATTCCCGCAATTCGGGTGTTGCAGTGGATTGAATAA